In Streptomyces sp. NBC_01426, one genomic interval encodes:
- a CDS encoding CAP domain-containing protein, whose amino-acid sequence MKHRKRTHYKKISIAAVTLGIVGIPTAAMACLDTQESGAATATGRHVRPSHSVPTTSAPTPDASLQNLAGDTSTPIATIEPSAPSTPTTPAAHRTHRTKPSTGAKKPPTATKPERPSQPSPVTPPAPVATTEPTSPTAPSSGPAAEVVALVNQERAKAGCSALTVNAKLTTAALNHSKDMAANSNMSHTGSDGSDPGARITRAGYSWMTYGENVAYGYSTPEQVMNGWMNSPGHRENILNCAFKEIGVGLAEPNSYWTQDFGAAR is encoded by the coding sequence ATGAAGCACCGTAAGAGGACGCACTACAAGAAAATATCGATCGCCGCCGTCACCCTGGGCATCGTGGGCATACCCACCGCCGCCATGGCGTGTCTGGACACCCAGGAGTCGGGTGCGGCAACCGCCACCGGCCGGCACGTGCGCCCCTCCCACAGTGTCCCCACCACCAGTGCCCCCACCCCCGACGCGTCGCTCCAGAACCTGGCGGGCGACACGAGCACCCCGATCGCGACGATCGAACCGTCGGCGCCCTCCACGCCGACCACCCCGGCCGCGCACCGTACGCACAGGACGAAGCCGTCGACCGGCGCGAAGAAGCCCCCCACGGCGACGAAGCCCGAGAGGCCGTCACAGCCGTCTCCGGTCACCCCGCCGGCCCCCGTCGCCACGACGGAGCCGACCAGCCCGACCGCGCCGTCCTCCGGTCCGGCCGCCGAGGTGGTGGCCCTCGTGAACCAGGAGCGCGCCAAGGCCGGCTGCTCCGCGCTCACCGTCAATGCGAAGCTGACGACCGCCGCGTTGAACCACAGCAAGGACATGGCCGCGAACTCCAACATGTCGCACACCGGCTCCGACGGCTCGGACCCGGGCGCGCGCATCACCCGCGCCGGCTACAGCTGGATGACCTACGGCGAGAACGTCGCCTACGGCTACAGCACGCCCGAGCAGGTCATGAACGGCTGGATGAACAGCCCCGGACACCGGGAGAACATCCTCAACTGCGCGTTCAAGGAGATCGGCGTCGGCCTCGCCGAGCCGAACTCGTACTGGACGCAGGACTTCGGCGCCGCGCGCTGA
- a CDS encoding NUDIX hydrolase: protein MRYKLTVDAHLLLRRDGVRGPEVLLSRRAGAVYAAGMWHLPSGHLDGPHEDLVEAVIREGREETGVLIDRGDVSHAVTVHHRSPFGGARIGVFFEVRRWTGEPRITEPHLCDAMAWHHVDDLPDPMVAYCRAGLEAHRAGHPFALHFQQPGDPIAHLTEAPDRTEPMPGPYH, encoded by the coding sequence GTGAGGTACAAGCTGACCGTCGACGCACACCTGCTGCTGCGCCGCGACGGCGTGCGGGGGCCGGAGGTCCTGCTGTCGCGGCGGGCCGGGGCGGTGTACGCGGCCGGGATGTGGCACCTGCCCTCCGGGCACCTGGACGGTCCGCACGAGGATCTCGTCGAGGCGGTGATCCGGGAGGGACGCGAGGAAACGGGCGTCCTCATCGATCGGGGGGACGTGTCGCACGCGGTGACCGTGCACCACCGCTCCCCGTTCGGCGGTGCGCGGATCGGTGTGTTCTTCGAGGTCCGGCGCTGGACGGGCGAACCCCGCATCACGGAGCCGCACTTGTGCGACGCCATGGCCTGGCACCACGTGGACGACCTCCCGGATCCGATGGTCGCCTACTGCCGGGCCGGTCTCGAAGCCCACCGCGCGGGCCACCCGTTCGCACTCCACTTCCAGCAGCCCGGCGATCCGATCGCCCACCTCACGGAGGCGCCGGACCGGACGGAACCGATGCCCGGCCCGTACCACTGA
- a CDS encoding NUDIX hydrolase: protein MNRTRLNIVGVHLYLERDAKVLLGLRHPDSAFAGSTHHFLAGHCEDEPATACIVREAWEEGGLRIRPEDLELVHVVHVLDEGGDGRPRMQLVFRADTWAGDLEVREPDKCVSWDWWPLDALPEPLVPYTRAAIEGIRAGRPYTEQWPAAGSAPGEPVRRPSSAAVGPGGAR from the coding sequence GTGAACCGGACCCGCCTCAACATCGTCGGCGTGCACCTCTACCTGGAGCGGGACGCCAAGGTGCTCCTGGGCCTGCGCCACCCGGATTCGGCGTTCGCCGGTTCGACCCACCACTTCCTGGCCGGCCACTGCGAGGACGAGCCGGCGACCGCCTGCATCGTGCGCGAGGCATGGGAAGAAGGCGGATTGCGGATCCGACCCGAGGACCTCGAACTGGTCCACGTCGTCCACGTCCTCGACGAAGGCGGCGACGGACGCCCGCGCATGCAACTCGTCTTCCGCGCCGATACGTGGGCAGGGGACCTGGAGGTCCGGGAGCCGGACAAGTGCGTCAGCTGGGACTGGTGGCCCCTCGACGCCCTGCCCGAGCCCCTTGTGCCGTACACCCGGGCCGCGATCGAGGGGATCCGGGCGGGCCGCCCCTACACCGAGCAGTGGCCGGCCGCCGGATCGGCCCCGGGGGAGCCGGTCCGGCGCCCGTCCTCGGCGGCGGTCGGCCCGGGCGGCGCGCGATGA
- a CDS encoding serine hydrolase domain-containing protein — protein MGRYRPSHVRRSTRAAIPTVAAVLLAALCAGTAPDRAVASARQDLDPATVRKLDAAITKIMDEADVPGLNVGLWIPRRGTYEKSFGVADKKTGTPMKSDLYTRIGSITKTFTITGVLQLVDAGKVGLDDPISRYVTGVPGGDSITLRQLAGMRSGLFNYTEDKAWLAQLRADPHRTYTPRGLLDIAFRHPPDFAPGTKWQYSNTNTVLLGMMIEKVSGQNLGDYLKEHVFTPLKLNDTSLPDDSAVPDPHAHGYTDFTPNGSVADATNWNPSWAWAAGGVISDLDDLHTWAPALADGTLLTKETQAERLKTRSVGVAGASYGLGILDFNGWLGHNGELPGYESIAAQLPAEDATLVVLVNTDIDYKGKSLSSMIGNAVTSIVTPDHVWPVPPAQPSATPNPSTPSGPPTPSTPNSGGGPGTASAR, from the coding sequence ATGGGCAGGTATCGCCCGTCGCATGTTCGACGGTCCACCCGGGCCGCCATACCCACCGTGGCGGCCGTCCTGCTCGCCGCCCTCTGCGCGGGCACCGCCCCCGACCGGGCGGTTGCCTCCGCGCGGCAGGACCTCGATCCCGCCACCGTACGGAAACTGGACGCGGCGATCACGAAGATCATGGACGAGGCCGATGTACCGGGTCTCAACGTCGGTCTGTGGATCCCCCGGCGCGGCACCTACGAGAAGTCCTTCGGTGTCGCGGACAAGAAGACCGGGACTCCCATGAAGTCCGACCTCTACACGAGGATCGGAAGCATCACGAAGACGTTCACCATCACGGGCGTCCTCCAACTGGTCGACGCGGGCAAGGTCGGACTCGACGACCCGATCTCCCGGTACGTCACCGGTGTCCCCGGCGGCGACTCCATCACCCTGCGCCAGCTGGCGGGGATGCGCAGCGGCCTTTTCAACTACACCGAGGACAAGGCGTGGTTGGCGCAACTGCGCGCCGACCCGCATCGGACCTACACCCCGCGCGGGCTCCTGGACATCGCCTTCAGACACCCGCCGGACTTCGCCCCCGGCACCAAGTGGCAGTACAGCAACACGAACACCGTGCTGCTCGGAATGATGATCGAGAAGGTCAGTGGGCAGAACCTCGGCGACTATCTCAAGGAACACGTCTTCACCCCTTTGAAGTTGAACGACACCTCGCTGCCCGACGACAGTGCCGTCCCCGACCCGCACGCCCACGGGTACACGGACTTCACTCCCAACGGGAGCGTCGCCGACGCCACGAACTGGAATCCCTCGTGGGCCTGGGCCGCCGGTGGGGTCATCTCCGATCTCGACGACCTGCATACCTGGGCTCCGGCGTTGGCGGACGGCACACTCCTCACCAAGGAAACGCAGGCCGAGCGGTTGAAGACCCGATCGGTCGGCGTCGCCGGGGCCTCGTACGGTCTCGGCATCCTCGATTTCAACGGCTGGCTCGGCCACAACGGGGAGTTGCCCGGCTACGAGTCCATCGCCGCGCAGCTCCCGGCCGAGGACGCGACCCTCGTGGTGCTGGTCAACACGGACATCGACTACAAGGGCAAGAGCCTGTCCTCGATGATCGGGAACGCGGTCACCTCCATCGTGACGCCCGACCACGTCTGGCCCGTCCCGCCGGCCCAACCGTCGGCGACCCCGAACCCGA
- a CDS encoding NPP1 family protein, producing MRTSHHIRRSSVVVGTALALVLAVAQTAFAAPPPALPTNAEAVELTFQPAFDYDTDGCYPTPAIGPTGVLNGGLNPSGALNGNCRDASDLANTNSYSRAKCNNGWCAVVYALYFEKDQAIPGIGLGGHRHDWEHVVVWIQNNEAKYVATSAHGDFNLHTRDQIRWDGTHAKVVYHKDGVGTHCFRAANTNDEPPENHRGTWQFPALVGWSGYPATLRDKLSQADFGSAHFGLKDDSFASHLAKAKPAGIPFDPYQ from the coding sequence GTGCGGACCAGTCATCACATTCGGAGATCATCCGTCGTCGTCGGCACCGCCCTCGCGCTGGTCCTCGCCGTCGCCCAGACGGCCTTCGCGGCTCCGCCCCCGGCACTCCCCACCAACGCCGAGGCCGTCGAGCTGACCTTCCAGCCGGCCTTCGACTACGACACGGACGGCTGCTACCCGACACCCGCCATAGGGCCGACCGGAGTCCTGAACGGCGGCCTCAACCCCAGCGGCGCCCTCAACGGCAACTGCCGCGACGCCTCGGACCTCGCCAACACCAACAGCTACTCCCGCGCCAAGTGCAACAACGGGTGGTGCGCCGTGGTGTACGCGCTGTACTTCGAGAAGGACCAGGCCATACCCGGCATCGGGCTCGGCGGTCACCGTCACGACTGGGAGCACGTCGTGGTGTGGATCCAGAACAACGAGGCGAAGTACGTGGCGACCTCGGCCCACGGCGACTTCAACCTCCACACGCGCGACCAGATCCGCTGGGACGGCACCCACGCCAAGGTCGTCTACCACAAGGACGGGGTGGGAACCCACTGCTTCCGTGCCGCGAACACGAACGACGAGCCGCCCGAGAACCACCGCGGCACCTGGCAGTTCCCCGCGCTCGTCGGCTGGTCGGGCTACCCGGCGACGCTGCGGGACAAGCTCAGCCAGGCCGACTTCGGCAGCGCGCACTTCGGCTTGAAGGACGACTCCTTCGCGTCCCACCTCGCGAAGGCCAAGCCGGCGGGCATCCCCTTCGACCCGTACCAGTAG
- a CDS encoding pyridoxamine 5'-phosphate oxidase family protein → MALSRTEREQFLAEPHVAAFAVNAGADGERAPLTVPIWYQYAPGGDLWIMTGRDSRKAELIGSAGRFTLMVDRLKPTIRYVSVEGPVTSTAPAQRDQLVELASRYLPAEKVDGYVDFAWKDHGEQLVFHMRPQRWVSSDLGTV, encoded by the coding sequence GTGGCCCTGTCCCGTACCGAGCGTGAGCAGTTCCTCGCCGAGCCCCATGTCGCCGCCTTCGCCGTGAACGCGGGCGCGGATGGCGAGCGCGCACCGCTGACCGTCCCGATCTGGTACCAGTACGCTCCCGGCGGCGACCTCTGGATCATGACCGGCCGGGACTCCCGCAAGGCCGAACTGATCGGTTCCGCAGGCCGGTTCACGCTGATGGTGGACCGTCTGAAGCCGACGATCCGGTACGTGTCGGTCGAGGGCCCGGTCACCTCGACGGCGCCGGCCCAACGAGACCAGCTGGTGGAGCTCGCCTCACGGTACCTGCCGGCGGAGAAGGTCGACGGCTACGTCGACTTCGCCTGGAAGGACCACGGTGAGCAGCTCGTCTTCCACATGCGTCCGCAGCGGTGGGTGAGCTCGGACCTCGGCACGGTCTGA
- a CDS encoding AAA family ATPase has protein sequence MSGMEQADATALRPRGLVDLRGHDVGADRLSYPPGAVVVISGLPGSGKSTLLRNWSPGTLTVDPRDVREACRARVPARLPYAVYRPWARIEYVRRLHEALGTGRPLLVHDCGSRPWIRRRLARSAARDGRELHVVMLAVSAADALAGQEARGRWAPARVFARHHRRLERLLQGLEAPRRLPPRPGEPVPVPRGLAEAASLVVLDRALRGHFTSVDFGRTAPAHNSPAGVPVEAARRPVSSPRP, from the coding sequence ATGAGCGGCATGGAACAGGCGGACGCGACGGCATTGCGGCCGCGCGGTCTGGTGGACCTGCGGGGGCATGACGTGGGAGCGGACCGCCTGTCCTATCCCCCGGGTGCGGTGGTGGTCATATCGGGTCTGCCGGGCAGCGGCAAGAGCACCCTGTTGCGCAACTGGTCCCCCGGCACGCTCACGGTCGATCCCCGTGACGTCCGCGAGGCCTGCCGGGCCCGGGTGCCGGCCCGCCTGCCCTACGCCGTGTACCGGCCGTGGGCCCGGATCGAGTACGTACGGCGACTGCACGAGGCCCTCGGCACGGGCAGGCCGCTGCTGGTCCACGACTGCGGGAGCCGGCCCTGGATCCGCCGCCGGCTGGCACGGTCGGCGGCGCGGGACGGCCGGGAACTCCACGTGGTGATGCTGGCCGTGTCCGCCGCCGACGCGCTCGCGGGCCAGGAGGCCCGCGGCCGGTGGGCGCCGGCGCGGGTCTTCGCCCGGCACCACCGACGGTTGGAGCGGCTGCTCCAGGGGCTGGAGGCGCCCCGGCGGCTGCCGCCGAGGCCGGGCGAGCCCGTGCCGGTCCCGCGCGGGTTGGCCGAAGCCGCGTCGCTGGTGGTCCTCGACCGCGCGTTGCGCGGGCACTTCACCTCCGTCGACTTCGGTCGCACCGCGCCGGCCCACAACAGCCCGGCGGGCGTGCCCGTGGAGGCCGCGCGGCGCCCCGTGTCGTCACCGCGGCCGTGA
- a CDS encoding hemolysin family protein yields MTAIQLLIGAFTLVTNAFFVGAEFALISVRRSQIEPAALKGDRRAKSTLWALEHLSAMMATAQLGITVSSLVLGAVAEPAIAHLLEPPFEAIGIPEGLIHPIAFVIALTAATYLHMLIGEMVPKNIALAAPAPTALLLGPPLVTLTRALRPFVFGINAFANTLLRLLKVEPKDEIASVFNDDELARLIKDSSAAGLIDPEDGERLRDALELGRRAVGEVMVPLGDTVTVGHEITPRGLERIAAEYGYSRLPVTGPGGAILGYLHIKDALAALDRAAPFPRGALHPIVKVSLGTPMDDTMTAMRDAGTHLAAVTGGEGEVLGFVTMEDLLEELVGAATHEGDA; encoded by the coding sequence ATGACCGCGATCCAGCTGTTGATCGGCGCGTTCACCCTCGTCACCAACGCCTTCTTCGTCGGCGCCGAGTTCGCGCTGATCTCGGTGCGCCGCAGTCAGATCGAACCGGCGGCGCTCAAGGGCGACCGGCGGGCGAAGAGCACCCTGTGGGCGCTCGAACACCTCTCGGCGATGATGGCCACCGCCCAGCTCGGCATCACGGTCTCGTCGCTGGTCCTCGGTGCGGTCGCCGAGCCCGCCATCGCACACCTGCTGGAACCGCCCTTCGAGGCCATCGGCATCCCCGAGGGTCTGATCCACCCGATCGCGTTCGTCATCGCGCTGACCGCGGCGACGTACCTGCACATGCTGATCGGCGAGATGGTCCCCAAGAACATCGCGCTCGCCGCGCCCGCGCCGACCGCGCTCCTGCTCGGGCCGCCCCTCGTCACCCTCACCCGGGCGCTCCGTCCGTTCGTCTTCGGCATCAACGCCTTCGCCAACACCCTGCTGCGGCTGCTCAAGGTCGAGCCGAAGGACGAGATCGCCTCCGTGTTCAACGACGACGAGCTCGCCCGGCTGATCAAGGACTCCAGCGCCGCCGGACTCATCGACCCCGAGGACGGAGAACGCCTCCGCGACGCCCTCGAACTCGGAAGGCGAGCCGTCGGCGAGGTGATGGTGCCGCTCGGCGACACGGTCACCGTGGGGCACGAGATCACCCCTCGCGGGCTGGAGCGCATCGCGGCCGAGTACGGCTACTCCCGTCTGCCCGTCACCGGCCCCGGCGGGGCGATCCTCGGCTACCTCCACATCAAGGACGCCCTCGCGGCGCTCGACCGCGCGGCGCCGTTCCCCCGCGGCGCGCTGCACCCGATCGTCAAGGTCTCCCTCGGTACCCCGATGGACGACACGATGACGGCCATGCGGGACGCCGGCACCCACCTGGCCGCCGTCACCGGTGGCGAGGGCGAGGTCCTCGGCTTCGTCACCATGGAGGACCTCCTGGAGGAACTCGTCGGCGCGGCCACGCACGAAGGCGACGCCTGA